A genomic stretch from Paraburkholderia dioscoreae includes:
- a CDS encoding peptide ABC transporter substrate-binding protein, translated as MKTPFVYATALTALVLTFAPSAFAVNVPAGVTLAASQEITRQVPAETESLDPAHIESWTGNTIALDLFEGLTRIDATGAVVPGVAQSWTRTGPDTWVFKLRHDARWSNGQPVTAADFIYAWQRVLDPKTGSKYTVLVEFVKNAKAILAGKAPLTSLAARAVDPYTLEVTTEVPAAFFPQLAAMPTMAPVNRDVVTKFGGEWTRPGNFVGNGPYMLTDWQPSNRLVGTKSKTYWNAGKVVITKVTYLPIENDETAMRMYQAGQFDYTYSIPSGIYAQVSRQFGSELKTGLQIATYYYSLNNEDPLFKDKRVRQALSMVLDRDLLTQRLTADGELPMYGLISKGTQGAAVFKPDWSTWPMPKRVDYARNLLKQAGYSETKPLTFTLTYNTNDLHKKVALFATSEWRTKLGVNAKLENVEYKVLLKQRHDGKVQASRDGWFVDYNDAMSYFDLIRCNSVQNDQRYCNPQVDKLVDQANQQLDDAKRTALLTQAHDMAMNDYPLVPLFQYSADRLVKPYVGGYTSTNYVDQRATQDMYLIKH; from the coding sequence ATGAAAACCCCGTTCGTCTACGCGACGGCGCTAACCGCGCTCGTCCTCACGTTTGCCCCGTCCGCTTTTGCCGTCAACGTGCCGGCCGGCGTCACGCTCGCCGCGAGCCAGGAAATCACCCGGCAGGTGCCGGCTGAAACCGAATCGCTCGACCCCGCGCATATCGAATCGTGGACCGGCAATACGATCGCGCTCGACCTGTTCGAAGGCCTGACGCGCATCGACGCGACCGGCGCGGTGGTGCCGGGCGTCGCGCAATCGTGGACGCGCACCGGGCCCGATACGTGGGTGTTCAAGCTGCGCCACGATGCGCGCTGGAGCAACGGTCAGCCGGTCACGGCAGCGGACTTCATCTATGCATGGCAGCGCGTGCTCGATCCGAAGACCGGCTCGAAGTACACCGTGCTGGTCGAATTCGTGAAGAACGCCAAGGCGATTCTCGCCGGCAAGGCGCCGCTCACGAGCCTCGCCGCGCGCGCCGTCGATCCGTACACGCTGGAAGTCACTACCGAAGTGCCCGCCGCCTTCTTCCCGCAACTGGCCGCCATGCCGACCATGGCGCCGGTCAACCGCGACGTCGTGACGAAGTTCGGCGGCGAGTGGACCCGGCCGGGCAACTTCGTCGGCAACGGGCCTTACATGCTGACGGACTGGCAGCCGAGCAACCGTCTGGTGGGCACGAAGAGCAAGACGTACTGGAACGCCGGCAAGGTCGTGATCACGAAAGTGACCTACCTGCCGATCGAAAACGACGAAACGGCCATGCGCATGTATCAGGCTGGTCAGTTCGACTACACGTATTCGATCCCCTCCGGCATCTATGCGCAGGTGAGCAGGCAGTTCGGCTCCGAACTGAAAACCGGCCTGCAGATCGCCACTTACTACTACAGCCTGAATAACGAAGACCCGCTGTTCAAGGACAAGCGCGTGCGCCAGGCACTCTCGATGGTGCTCGACCGCGACCTGCTGACCCAGCGCCTCACCGCGGACGGCGAACTGCCGATGTACGGCCTGATTTCCAAGGGCACGCAAGGGGCGGCCGTCTTCAAGCCCGACTGGTCCACGTGGCCGATGCCCAAGCGCGTGGACTACGCCCGCAATCTGCTGAAGCAGGCCGGTTATTCGGAGACCAAGCCGCTCACGTTCACGCTGACCTATAACACCAACGACCTGCACAAGAAGGTGGCGCTCTTCGCCACCTCCGAATGGCGCACCAAGCTCGGCGTGAACGCGAAACTGGAGAACGTCGAATACAAGGTGCTGCTCAAGCAGCGCCACGACGGCAAGGTGCAGGCCTCGCGCGATGGCTGGTTCGTCGACTATAACGACGCCATGTCGTATTTCGATCTGATCCGCTGCAACAGCGTGCAGAACGATCAGCGCTACTGCAACCCGCAAGTGGACAAACTGGTCGATCAGGCCAACCAGCAGCTCGACGACGCGAAGCGCACCGCCCTGCTCACGCAGGCACACGATATGGCGATGAACGACTACCCGCTGGTGCCGCTCTTCCAGTACTCGGCGGACCGGCTGGTGAAGCCGTATGTGGGCGGCTACACGTCGACCAACTACGTCGATCAGCGCGCCACGCAAGACATGTATCTGATCAAGCACTAA
- a CDS encoding ABC transporter permease subunit — protein MLAYTLRRTLWAIPTILAVITACYLLLHLTPGGPFDTEKQLSAAVLANLNARYHLDEPLWLQYFHYLGSLLHGDLGPSFRYADWSVNDLVWKALPVSLGVGGVSVPIALVIGVALGTVAAVRRDRFVDHFVMVLGNLGNVVPPFVLGPVLVWIFAILLKTSEGHGWLPAGGWGEGEWRYRVLPIVLLTIINVAAIARVMRGSMIEVLSGNFIRTARAKGLPGRTIVLRHAMKPALMPVVSLLGSICISSITAAVVTESVFALPGLGQLVVNGAINRDYTLVLGLVVLTTAIAVLFNLLVDLAYAWLDPRIRY, from the coding sequence ATGCTGGCCTATACGCTGCGCCGCACGCTCTGGGCGATCCCGACGATTCTCGCCGTGATTACCGCGTGCTATCTGCTGCTGCATCTCACCCCGGGCGGCCCGTTCGACACCGAGAAGCAACTCTCGGCCGCCGTGCTCGCGAACCTCAACGCCAGGTATCACCTCGACGAACCGTTGTGGCTGCAGTACTTCCACTACCTCGGTTCGCTGCTGCACGGCGACCTCGGGCCGTCGTTCCGCTATGCCGACTGGTCGGTCAACGACCTCGTGTGGAAAGCGCTGCCGGTGAGTCTCGGCGTGGGCGGCGTGTCGGTGCCGATCGCGCTCGTGATCGGCGTCGCGCTCGGCACCGTGGCAGCGGTGCGGCGCGACCGCTTCGTCGATCACTTCGTGATGGTGCTCGGCAATCTCGGCAACGTGGTGCCGCCTTTCGTGCTTGGGCCGGTGCTGGTGTGGATCTTCGCGATCCTGCTGAAGACTTCCGAAGGACACGGCTGGCTGCCGGCCGGCGGCTGGGGCGAAGGCGAATGGCGCTATCGCGTGCTGCCCATCGTGCTGCTGACCATCATCAACGTCGCCGCGATTGCCCGCGTGATGCGCGGCAGCATGATCGAAGTGCTGTCGGGCAACTTCATCCGCACGGCGCGCGCCAAGGGTTTGCCGGGCCGCACGATCGTGTTGCGCCACGCCATGAAGCCGGCGCTGATGCCGGTCGTCTCGCTGCTCGGCTCGATCTGCATCTCGTCGATCACCGCCGCAGTGGTCACCGAATCGGTGTTCGCGCTGCCGGGTCTCGGCCAGCTGGTCGTCAATGGCGCGATCAATCGCGATTACACCCTCGTGCTCGGCCTCGTCGTGCTGACAACCGCAATCGCCGTGCTGTTCAATCTGCTGGTCGACCTCGCGTATGCGTGGCTCGATCCGCGCATCCGGTACTGA
- a CDS encoding ABC transporter permease produces the protein MPRSIQSTAAALDPLAAIARAPRSRGPLATAAWRFVRNRAAFAGFVVLMLIVIACVAGPWFLPNNPIDSDWSAISLPPTLQNMHWFGTDELGRDLLARTLQGGRVSLEVGLLGTLVSGLIGVAYGATAGYLGGRVDAVMMRIVDMMYAIPYMLIAILMMTMFGRAFYLVVLTISAFSWLDMARVVRGQTLSLRSREFIDAAKAIGVSSRSIIARHIVPNLFGVVVVYASVTVPNIVLTESVLSFLGLGVQEPMTSWGVLIQDGAQKLESMPWLLLCPAVMLCVTLYCVNFVGDGLRDAFDPKDR, from the coding sequence ATGCCCCGCTCAATTCAATCGACTGCCGCGGCGCTCGATCCGCTCGCGGCCATCGCCAGGGCGCCGCGTTCGCGCGGCCCGCTCGCCACCGCCGCGTGGCGCTTCGTGCGCAACCGCGCCGCCTTTGCCGGCTTCGTTGTGCTGATGCTGATCGTGATCGCCTGCGTAGCCGGCCCGTGGTTCCTGCCGAACAATCCGATCGATAGCGACTGGAGCGCGATCAGTCTGCCGCCCACCTTGCAGAACATGCACTGGTTCGGCACCGACGAACTCGGCCGCGATCTGCTCGCGCGCACGCTGCAAGGCGGGCGTGTCTCGCTCGAAGTCGGCCTGCTCGGCACGCTCGTGTCGGGGTTGATCGGCGTCGCGTACGGCGCGACCGCCGGCTATCTGGGCGGCCGCGTCGACGCGGTGATGATGCGGATCGTCGACATGATGTACGCGATTCCCTACATGCTGATCGCGATTCTGATGATGACCATGTTCGGCCGCGCGTTCTATCTGGTCGTGCTCACCATCAGCGCGTTCTCGTGGCTCGACATGGCGCGCGTGGTGCGCGGCCAGACGCTGTCGCTGCGCTCGCGCGAATTCATCGACGCCGCAAAGGCGATCGGCGTGAGTTCGCGTTCGATCATCGCGCGCCACATCGTGCCGAATCTGTTCGGCGTGGTCGTGGTGTATGCGAGCGTGACGGTGCCGAACATCGTGCTGACGGAATCGGTGCTGTCGTTCCTCGGCCTCGGCGTGCAGGAGCCGATGACGAGCTGGGGCGTGCTGATTCAGGACGGCGCGCAGAAGCTCGAATCCATGCCCTGGCTGCTGCTGTGCCCCGCCGTGATGCTGTGCGTGACGCTGTATTGCGTGAATTTCGTCGGCGACGGTTTGCGCGACGCATTCGATCCGAAGGACCGTTGA
- a CDS encoding ABC transporter ATP-binding protein yields the protein MPLLEVKDLSVRFTRREGAPVDAVQGVSFSLEAGRTLGIVGESGSGKSQTVMALLGLLAGNGKVSGSATYRGENLLTMNEAALNRIRGDRIGMIFQDPMTSLNPFLTIERQMTETLQLHRNMSRREARRRAIETLESVRIPDAARRINMYPHEFSGGMRQRVMIAMALLSEPEILIADEPTTALDVTVQAQIIELLRELNRERGTAIILITHDMGVVAGLCDDVMVMYAGQTVEQASAAALFAAPTHPYTLGLLNALPRLTDDDDERPLQTIPGNPPLPGEVGAGCAFAPRCGYCTERCRESRPSLVAAEGYPDALRACFKPAGEILEAQHI from the coding sequence ATGCCGCTACTCGAAGTCAAAGACCTCAGCGTGCGCTTTACGCGCCGCGAAGGCGCACCCGTCGACGCGGTGCAAGGCGTGTCGTTTTCGCTGGAAGCGGGCCGCACGCTCGGCATTGTCGGCGAATCGGGCTCCGGAAAAAGTCAGACCGTGATGGCATTACTGGGGCTGCTGGCCGGCAACGGCAAGGTGTCGGGCAGCGCGACGTATCGCGGCGAAAACCTGCTGACCATGAACGAAGCGGCGCTGAACCGGATTCGCGGCGACCGCATCGGCATGATCTTTCAGGATCCGATGACCTCGCTCAATCCGTTCCTGACGATCGAGCGGCAGATGACCGAGACGTTGCAACTGCACCGCAACATGTCGCGCCGCGAAGCGCGCCGCCGCGCGATCGAAACGCTGGAATCGGTGCGTATTCCGGATGCCGCGCGCCGCATCAACATGTATCCGCACGAATTTTCCGGCGGCATGCGGCAACGCGTGATGATCGCAATGGCCTTGCTTTCCGAACCCGAAATCCTGATTGCCGACGAACCCACCACCGCGCTCGACGTGACCGTGCAGGCGCAGATCATCGAACTGCTGCGCGAACTGAACCGCGAACGCGGCACGGCGATCATTCTGATCACGCACGACATGGGCGTGGTGGCCGGCCTGTGCGACGACGTGATGGTGATGTACGCCGGCCAGACCGTCGAGCAGGCGAGCGCCGCCGCGCTGTTCGCCGCGCCGACGCATCCGTACACGCTCGGCCTGCTGAACGCGCTGCCGCGTCTGACCGACGATGACGACGAGCGTCCGCTGCAAACCATTCCGGGCAATCCGCCGCTGCCCGGCGAGGTCGGCGCGGGCTGCGCGTTCGCGCCGCGCTGCGGGTATTGCACCGAGCGCTGCCGCGAATCGCGCCCGTCCCTTGTTGCTGCAGAAGGCTATCCCGACGCCCTGCGCGCATGCTTTAAACCGGCAGGCGAAATCCTGGAGGCACAACACATATGA
- a CDS encoding ABC transporter ATP-binding protein yields MNATPIANQDAATLLRVDNLKVQFGVPRGGFPWSGKATLRAVDGVSFNVRRGETVGLVGESGCGKSTLARAIIGLAPVASGSVRWLGDETVLPGARRDTSRLRRDVQMIFQDPLASLDPRMTIEQIIAEPLTTHGQDIARADVQRRVLTILERVGLNAQHLRRYPHEFSGGQCQRVGIARALIGEPQLVICDEPVSALDVSIQAQIVNLLRDLQRELSLSLLFVAHDLAVVKAISHRVLVMYLGRVMEFGDKREVYGTPRHPYTRALLSAVPVPDPVVERARRHLLLRGEIASPLNPPSGCAFRTRCPDAIEACGEEIPQPVTHGANATRVACIRVVDAPQEAFSAHR; encoded by the coding sequence ATGAACGCCACGCCTATCGCGAATCAGGACGCAGCAACGTTGCTCCGCGTCGACAATCTCAAGGTGCAATTCGGCGTGCCGCGCGGCGGCTTTCCGTGGTCCGGCAAAGCGACGCTGCGCGCGGTGGACGGCGTGTCGTTCAACGTGCGGCGCGGCGAAACCGTGGGCCTTGTCGGCGAATCGGGTTGTGGCAAGTCGACGCTCGCGCGCGCGATCATCGGGCTCGCACCCGTGGCGAGCGGCAGCGTGCGCTGGCTCGGCGACGAAACCGTGCTGCCGGGTGCGCGCCGCGATACATCGCGTTTGCGCCGCGACGTGCAGATGATTTTCCAGGATCCGCTCGCCTCCCTCGATCCGCGCATGACGATCGAACAGATCATCGCCGAACCGTTGACGACGCACGGCCAGGACATCGCGCGCGCCGATGTGCAGCGGCGCGTGCTGACCATACTCGAACGGGTCGGCCTCAACGCGCAGCATCTGCGCCGTTATCCGCACGAGTTCTCCGGCGGCCAGTGCCAGCGGGTAGGCATTGCACGCGCGCTGATCGGCGAGCCGCAACTGGTGATCTGCGACGAGCCGGTGTCCGCGCTCGACGTGTCGATCCAGGCGCAGATCGTCAACCTGTTGCGCGATCTGCAACGCGAATTGTCGCTCTCGTTGTTGTTCGTCGCGCACGATCTGGCCGTGGTGAAAGCGATCAGCCACCGCGTGCTGGTGATGTATCTGGGACGTGTGATGGAGTTCGGCGACAAGCGCGAGGTGTACGGCACGCCGCGCCATCCGTACACGCGGGCGTTGCTCTCGGCCGTGCCGGTGCCCGATCCGGTGGTGGAACGGGCGCGCCGTCATCTGCTGTTGCGCGGCGAGATTGCCTCGCCGCTCAACCCGCCCTCCGGTTGCGCGTTTCGCACGCGCTGCCCGGATGCGATCGAAGCCTGCGGGGAGGAAATTCCGCAACCTGTCACGCACGGTGCCAATGCGACACGCGTCGCATGCATTCGCGTGGTGGATGCCCCACAGGAAGCCTTTTCGGCCCACCGCTAA
- a CDS encoding OprD family outer membrane porin: MKDTRSKKRSKKTGAATFFYCAFTLPALTLATNAYADDSVTEPTSRTSKTQTLAQTLSSPTQHAADSSAAQSNPSGKRRADQGGQVRNDQPDTTNAIVNAEATQTVLPPVPLSGQAASKGFIADSHLNLQFRNYADYFQAPDTIYRHAWVQGVQANYESGYTQGPLGFGVDASLFGALKLDGGNGAGNMVHVGKDGGGSEQLAWAYPGMYDIKGRISETVVKYGLQIVTNPFLEPHDNRALPPTFLGVSMVSNDLAHTELQAGSFTKVDARGHTNLSNLTTSYGGTRIDRLTYVGGTWHYAKNGEMALYVDQADDVWRQYYGSVAQSCGDPATIKWSGLANVYSTHDTGASRQGHINSNAYSVSVSAQHGPHALLLGYQQVLGDQFFDYVNETNGIYLTNSMDVDYNAPHEQSLQLRYTFDGKYAGVPGLKAMFWGQYGWGADASAGAAENASPSAALHDLYWKNGEPVHGHHHEFGFIPSYTLQSGRFKDTKVTFIAMWHNSQYHYSDGNNMEYRLVVNVPVKVF, encoded by the coding sequence ATGAAAGATACCCGATCAAAAAAGCGGTCAAAAAAAACCGGAGCCGCGACTTTCTTTTACTGCGCGTTCACGCTTCCCGCGTTGACGCTAGCCACGAACGCGTATGCCGATGACAGCGTGACGGAGCCCACCTCCAGAACGTCTAAAACTCAAACGCTCGCGCAAACGTTGTCGTCCCCCACGCAACATGCTGCGGACTCGTCGGCGGCGCAAAGCAATCCATCTGGCAAGCGCCGGGCCGACCAGGGCGGCCAGGTGCGTAACGACCAGCCGGACACCACCAATGCCATCGTCAACGCCGAAGCCACTCAGACCGTCTTACCGCCAGTACCGCTGTCGGGCCAGGCAGCGAGCAAGGGTTTCATCGCCGACAGCCATCTGAATCTGCAGTTTCGCAACTATGCCGACTACTTCCAGGCACCGGACACGATCTATCGTCACGCGTGGGTTCAGGGCGTGCAGGCCAACTATGAATCCGGCTACACGCAAGGACCGCTCGGCTTCGGCGTGGACGCCTCGTTGTTCGGCGCGCTCAAGCTCGACGGCGGCAACGGCGCGGGCAACATGGTGCACGTGGGCAAGGACGGCGGCGGTTCGGAACAACTCGCGTGGGCATATCCCGGCATGTACGACATCAAGGGGCGCATTTCGGAAACGGTCGTGAAATACGGGTTGCAGATCGTCACCAACCCGTTCCTCGAACCACACGACAATCGCGCGCTGCCGCCGACTTTTCTCGGCGTCTCGATGGTCAGCAACGATCTCGCGCACACCGAGCTTCAGGCCGGCAGCTTCACCAAGGTCGACGCACGCGGTCACACGAACCTGAGCAATCTCACTACTTCGTATGGCGGCACGCGCATCGATCGCCTCACTTATGTGGGCGGCACGTGGCACTACGCGAAGAACGGCGAGATGGCCCTTTACGTCGATCAGGCCGACGACGTCTGGCGTCAGTACTACGGCTCGGTCGCGCAGTCGTGCGGCGATCCGGCCACGATCAAGTGGAGCGGGCTCGCGAACGTCTATTCGACGCACGACACCGGCGCGTCACGTCAGGGGCACATCAACAGCAACGCCTACAGCGTGTCGGTTTCCGCGCAGCATGGCCCGCATGCGCTCCTGCTCGGTTACCAGCAGGTGCTCGGCGACCAGTTCTTCGACTACGTCAACGAGACCAACGGCATCTACCTGACCAACTCGATGGACGTGGACTACAACGCGCCGCACGAGCAGTCGCTGCAGTTGCGCTATACGTTCGACGGCAAATACGCCGGCGTGCCGGGACTCAAGGCGATGTTCTGGGGGCAATACGGCTGGGGCGCGGATGCGTCGGCCGGCGCGGCGGAGAATGCTTCGCCTTCGGCAGCGCTGCATGATCTCTACTGGAAGAACGGCGAGCCGGTGCATGGCCATCACCACGAGTTCGGCTTCATTCCCAGCTACACGCTGCAAAGCGGACGCTTCAAGGATACGAAGGTCACGTTCATCGCCATGTGGCATAACAGCCAGTACCACTACTCGGATGGCAACAACATGGAATACCGGCTGGTGGTGAATGTGCCGGTGAAGGTCTTCTAA
- a CDS encoding IclR family transcriptional regulator, with the protein MKVAAKRDTDTAVAEPGGTPGPGMLERAFAVIRALSEAQPDGGRVTRLAKTVGLTQGTVHRILHALIAEGIVEQDESSKLYRLSVDFFALAAQAGNPSGMRTLCRPALLRLCASLGDTIFLLVKSSFDAVCLDICEGPFPIRSFTGDIGGRVALGVGQGSLAILAFLPEAEREEIIRFNVPRIRGYGVLDEVYLRTEIERVRQLGYAGRNSGVLDGMAGVAVPILDRTGVAVAALSVGTLAARLGDDRLPMVVELLRRQADAIGPQTNPFDVALRRPMHGLSRAMTTERITG; encoded by the coding sequence ATGAAAGTTGCCGCCAAACGAGATACCGACACCGCCGTGGCCGAGCCGGGTGGCACTCCCGGCCCCGGCATGCTGGAACGTGCGTTCGCGGTGATTCGCGCATTGTCCGAGGCGCAGCCCGACGGCGGGCGTGTCACGCGTCTGGCGAAAACGGTCGGATTGACGCAAGGCACGGTGCACCGCATCCTGCATGCGTTGATCGCGGAGGGTATCGTCGAACAGGACGAAAGCTCCAAGCTGTACCGGCTGAGTGTGGATTTTTTCGCGCTCGCGGCGCAGGCCGGCAACCCGAGCGGCATGCGCACGCTATGCCGTCCCGCGTTGCTGCGGTTGTGCGCCAGTCTCGGCGACACGATCTTTCTACTCGTCAAAAGCAGCTTCGACGCAGTGTGCCTCGACATCTGCGAAGGGCCGTTTCCGATCCGTTCGTTCACCGGCGATATAGGCGGGCGCGTGGCTTTAGGTGTCGGGCAGGGCAGTCTGGCGATTCTCGCGTTTTTGCCCGAGGCGGAGCGTGAGGAGATCATCCGTTTCAACGTGCCGCGAATTCGCGGCTACGGCGTGCTCGACGAGGTGTATTTGCGCACCGAGATCGAACGCGTGCGCCAGTTGGGCTATGCGGGGCGCAATAGCGGTGTGCTCGACGGCATGGCGGGTGTCGCGGTGCCGATTCTGGATCGCACCGGTGTGGCGGTCGCCGCGTTGAGCGTCGGCACGCTGGCCGCGCGTCTCGGCGACGACCGTCTGCCGATGGTGGTCGAATTGCTGCGCCGCCAGGCTGACGCAATCGGCCCGCAAACCAACCCGTTCGATGTCGCGTTGCGCAGGCCGATGCATGGCTTGTCGCGCGCCATGACCACCGAACGGATCACGGGATAA
- a CDS encoding ABC transporter ATP-binding protein: MSFLTLTDVTKSFGDLHAVADVNLSVEKGEFVSLLGPSGCGKTTTLQMIAGFVETTRGRITLDGRDITHMKPNRRGLGIVFQSYALFPHMSVAENVGFGLEMRNIDKAERKERIREALALVRLDTLAHRFPRELSGGQRQRVAIARAIVIAPPVLLLDEPMSNLDAKLREDMQFELRGIQRKIGTTTIMVTHDQSEALSISDRVVVMEAGRITQIDTPYEAYERPENRFVSQFIGKANMLPGIVVARDGDAIRIDLGHDLAETGHTAQLPARERVVGVGDAVTLCIRPEKLRLCAPNAGRVPATVTSRFFLGSQWLYRLDSRLGEVLVCCQNEGTEPLPEGAAVGVDWNSEAIRFIQRDAHHG, from the coding sequence ATGTCGTTCCTCACACTTACCGACGTCACGAAATCGTTCGGCGATCTGCACGCAGTCGCCGACGTGAACCTGTCGGTGGAAAAAGGCGAATTCGTTTCGTTGCTCGGGCCGTCCGGCTGCGGCAAGACCACCACCTTGCAGATGATCGCGGGCTTCGTCGAAACGACGCGCGGACGCATCACGCTCGACGGCCGCGACATCACGCACATGAAACCGAACAGGCGCGGCCTCGGCATCGTGTTCCAGAGCTACGCGCTGTTTCCGCACATGAGCGTCGCCGAGAACGTCGGCTTCGGACTGGAAATGCGCAACATCGACAAAGCCGAGCGCAAGGAGCGCATTCGCGAAGCGCTGGCGCTGGTGCGGCTCGACACGCTCGCGCATCGCTTTCCGCGCGAACTCTCCGGCGGTCAACGGCAACGTGTGGCGATTGCCCGGGCCATCGTGATCGCGCCGCCGGTACTGCTGCTCGACGAACCGATGTCGAATCTCGACGCCAAGCTGCGCGAAGACATGCAGTTCGAACTGCGCGGCATTCAACGCAAGATCGGCACGACCACCATCATGGTGACGCACGATCAATCCGAAGCGCTGTCGATCAGCGATCGCGTGGTGGTGATGGAAGCCGGCCGCATTACGCAGATCGACACACCGTACGAAGCGTACGAGCGACCCGAGAATCGCTTCGTCTCGCAGTTCATCGGCAAGGCCAACATGCTGCCTGGCATCGTGGTGGCGCGCGACGGGGACGCGATCCGCATCGATCTCGGCCACGATCTCGCGGAAACCGGGCACACGGCGCAGTTGCCGGCGCGCGAGCGTGTGGTCGGTGTCGGCGACGCGGTGACCTTGTGCATTCGCCCGGAAAAACTGCGCCTGTGCGCACCGAACGCGGGGCGTGTGCCAGCAACCGTCACGAGCCGCTTCTTCCTCGGCAGCCAATGGTTGTACCGGCTTGACAGCCGGCTCGGCGAAGTGCTGGTGTGCTGCCAGAACGAAGGCACGGAGCCGCTGCCCGAAGGCGCGGCAGTGGGCGTGGACTGGAACAGCGAGGCGATCCGCTTCATTCAACGGGACGCGCATCATGGCTAG
- a CDS encoding ABC transporter permease produces the protein MASTLPATDKRDMKSGNARRAPWQAFLPLWLMCAPAFLLFVALVLVPLLMTLVLTFYRFDPASGPIAAFQFGNYAEVLSSSYYHTIFLRTFGIAFLVTLLCVVIGTPEAYVLSRMRDPYRSMFLLVILAPLLVSVVVRAFGWSMLLNTNGLVNQAFGLIGLGPYKLEYTTFAIVIALVHVMLPFMVIPVWTALQKLDPQTENAALSLMASPATTLRRIVLPQLTPGILSGSLMVFGLSASAFAIPGLLGGRRLKVAATAVYDEFLGSLNWPLGATIALLLLVANLIVMLTYYRVLERKYTRSLG, from the coding sequence ATGGCTAGTACGCTGCCCGCCACCGACAAGCGCGACATGAAATCCGGCAACGCCCGCCGCGCGCCCTGGCAGGCATTTTTGCCGCTATGGCTGATGTGCGCGCCGGCGTTTCTGCTGTTCGTGGCGCTCGTGCTCGTACCGCTTCTGATGACGCTGGTGCTGACCTTCTATCGCTTCGATCCGGCCAGCGGGCCGATCGCCGCGTTCCAGTTCGGCAATTACGCGGAAGTGCTGAGCTCGTCGTATTACCACACCATCTTTCTGCGCACCTTCGGCATTGCGTTTCTGGTCACGCTGCTGTGCGTCGTGATCGGCACGCCGGAAGCATATGTGCTGTCGCGCATGCGCGACCCGTACCGCTCGATGTTCCTGCTGGTGATTCTCGCGCCGCTGCTGGTCTCCGTGGTGGTGCGGGCCTTCGGCTGGAGCATGCTGCTCAACACCAACGGTCTCGTGAATCAGGCGTTCGGTCTGATCGGACTCGGGCCTTACAAGCTCGAGTACACCACCTTTGCGATCGTCATTGCACTCGTGCACGTGATGCTGCCGTTCATGGTAATTCCGGTGTGGACGGCGCTGCAGAAGCTCGACCCGCAAACGGAAAACGCCGCGCTTTCGCTAATGGCATCGCCCGCCACCACGCTGCGTCGCATCGTTCTGCCGCAGCTCACGCCGGGCATTCTGTCGGGCAGCCTGATGGTGTTCGGCTTGTCGGCGAGCGCCTTCGCGATTCCCGGCCTGCTCGGCGGACGACGCCTGAAAGTGGCCGCCACCGCCGTGTACGACGAGTTCCTCGGCTCGCTGAACTGGCCGCTCGGCGCGACTATCGCGCTCCTGCTGCTGGTCGCGAACCTGATCGTGATGCTCACGTACTACCGGGTTCTGGAACGCAAATACACCCGAAGCCTCGGCTAA
- a CDS encoding ABC transporter permease, with translation MRKNGLIALIFHTLVIAFVLAPLVIVVLVAFTPDETLTLPTHGVSLRWFRAILNYPDFISAFFNSLKLAFASATLSLIVALPAALAIGRARFPGRSFLNGLLLSPLVIPGLVLGIALLRFFALIGATGSFAWLVLAHMIIITPFVMRLVLASVSGLDRSVEHAANSLGADAWTTFRRITFPMILPGITGGWLLAFINSFDELTMSIFVTSPQTVTLPVRMYMYATESIDPMMASVSALVIFITGGAMLLLDRVYGLNRILIGQH, from the coding sequence ATGAGAAAAAACGGCCTTATCGCGCTGATTTTCCACACGCTCGTGATTGCGTTCGTGCTCGCACCGCTCGTGATCGTCGTGCTGGTCGCCTTCACGCCCGACGAAACGCTCACGTTGCCCACGCACGGCGTCTCGTTGCGCTGGTTCCGCGCGATCCTCAATTACCCGGATTTCATCAGCGCGTTTTTCAATAGCCTGAAGCTGGCGTTCGCTTCGGCAACGCTCTCGCTGATCGTGGCGCTGCCCGCCGCGCTCGCCATCGGCCGCGCGCGCTTTCCCGGCCGCAGCTTTCTCAACGGCCTGTTGCTGTCGCCGCTCGTGATTCCCGGCCTCGTACTCGGCATCGCGCTGCTGCGTTTTTTCGCGCTGATCGGTGCGACCGGCTCGTTCGCCTGGCTCGTGCTCGCGCACATGATCATCATCACGCCGTTCGTCATGCGGCTCGTGCTGGCTTCGGTAAGCGGGCTCGACCGCAGCGTCGAGCACGCCGCCAACTCGCTAGGCGCCGACGCATGGACCACGTTTCGCCGCATCACTTTCCCGATGATTCTGCCGGGCATAACCGGCGGCTGGCTGCTGGCCTTCATCAACAGCTTCGACGAATTGACCATGTCGATCTTCGTCACCTCGCCGCAAACCGTCACGCTGCCGGTGCGCATGTACATGTACGCCACCGAATCGATCGACCCGATGATGGCTTCCGTGTCCGCGCTGGTGATTTTCATCACGGGCGGCGCGATGCTGCTGCTCGACCGCGTGTATGGCCTCAACCGCATTCTGATCGGCCAGCACTAA